The following are from one region of the Nicotiana tabacum cultivar K326 chromosome 3, ASM71507v2, whole genome shotgun sequence genome:
- the LOC107779214 gene encoding olee1-like protein: MAKSAVIFFVSVICLFSILGLTQAYEKPQFIVEGIVYCDPCRSAFKTNLSQPLAGAGVRLQCRHPETEEVTITIASQTNSTGYYHLLVEGDHENEICETYLTKSPKEDCSEIPDEVHTKESSRVTLTNNNGMAGNLREANALFFLAKKSSSECAQEFKDMQYIPELKDVNQA, encoded by the exons ATGGCAAAATCAGCAGTAATCTTCTTTGTCAGTGTTATTTGCTTGTTCTCCATTCTAGGGCTTACTCAAGCCTATGAAAAACCTCAATTCATTGTTGAAGGAATTGTCTATTGTGATCCTTGTCGTTCGGCATTCAAAACTAATCTTAGTCAGCCCTTAGCAg GTGCTGGTGTGCGGTTGCAATGCCGACATCCTGAAACTGAAGAAGTCACCATCACAATCGCTAGCCAAACCAACTCCACTGGATATTATCACTTGCTGGTAGAAGGAGACCACGAGAATGAAATCTGCGAAACTTATTTGACAAAGAGTCCAAAGGAAGATTGCAGTGAGATTCCAGATGAAGTTCATACTAAAGAATCATCAAGGGTTACTCTCACTAACAACAATGGCATGGCTGGAAATTTACGTGAAGCTAATGCTCTCTTTTTCTTGGCCAAAAAATCCTCATCAGAGTGTGCACAAGAATTCAAGGATATGCAATATATCCCCGAACTTAAAGATGTGAACCAGGCTTGA